A part of Curtobacterium sp. MCLR17_036 genomic DNA contains:
- a CDS encoding TetR/AcrR family transcriptional regulator, translated as MPRKPDPTLKPAILEKVTEHLLDTKLEDVSVRSLGRVLGTSAYPIVYHFGTREALIQAVVDHLAETVTAADLDPASDHAALADWLVTTFGGLDHPERALAARLTFELGSVEALDGHRHQHAAHRGRVETITAWVVAHGTPPDDAELLAQDAVLAARGAQWGFLVDPEHTDVDAALRAVADDLAASTGAVRA; from the coding sequence ATGCCCCGGAAGCCCGACCCCACGCTCAAGCCGGCGATCCTCGAGAAGGTCACCGAGCACCTGCTCGACACCAAGCTCGAGGACGTCTCCGTCCGGAGCCTCGGCCGGGTCCTCGGTACGAGCGCCTACCCGATCGTGTACCACTTCGGCACACGAGAGGCCCTGATCCAGGCGGTCGTCGACCACCTCGCCGAGACCGTCACCGCCGCCGACCTCGACCCGGCGTCGGACCACGCAGCACTGGCCGACTGGCTCGTCACGACGTTCGGCGGTCTCGACCACCCGGAGCGCGCACTCGCCGCCCGGCTCACCTTCGAGCTCGGCTCGGTCGAGGCGCTCGACGGCCACCGCCACCAGCACGCGGCACACCGGGGCCGGGTCGAGACGATCACCGCGTGGGTCGTCGCCCACGGCACTCCACCGGACGACGCCGAGCTCCTCGCGCAGGACGCCGTCCTCGCCGCACGCGGCGCACAGTGGGGGTTCCTCGTCGATCCCGAGCACACCGACGTCGACGCGGCCCTGCGGGCGGTCGCGGACGACCTGGCCGCGAGCACCGGAGCCGTCCGGGCCTGA
- a CDS encoding superoxide dismutase, which produces MAEYTLPELPYDYAALEPHISGKIMQLHHDKHHQAYVTGANTALQQLGEARESGNFGAINKLEKDLAFHLGGHVNHSIFWTNLGPDTKVPEGELAAAIDEFFGSFEKFQAQFAAVANGIQGSGWAVLAWDTVGQKLTTFQLFDQQANVPFGLVPIFLLDMWEHAFYLDYLNVKADYVKAVWNIVDWENVAARFANAKSQSFVTV; this is translated from the coding sequence ATGGCTGAGTACACCCTGCCGGAGCTGCCGTACGACTACGCCGCACTCGAGCCGCACATCAGCGGCAAGATCATGCAGCTGCACCACGACAAGCACCACCAGGCCTACGTCACCGGCGCGAACACCGCCCTGCAGCAGCTCGGCGAAGCTCGCGAGTCGGGCAACTTCGGGGCGATCAACAAGCTCGAGAAGGACCTGGCGTTCCACCTCGGTGGCCACGTCAACCACTCGATCTTCTGGACCAACCTCGGCCCGGACACCAAGGTCCCGGAGGGCGAGCTCGCCGCGGCGATCGACGAGTTCTTCGGTTCGTTCGAGAAGTTCCAGGCGCAGTTCGCCGCCGTCGCGAACGGCATCCAGGGCTCCGGTTGGGCCGTCCTGGCCTGGGACACCGTCGGCCAGAAGCTGACCACCTTCCAGCTGTTCGACCAGCAGGCCAACGTGCCGTTCGGTCTGGTGCCGATCTTCCTGCTCGACATGTGGGAGCACGCCTTCTACCTCGACTACCTCAACGTCAAGGCCGACTACGTGAAGGCCGTCTGGAACATCGTCGACTGGGAGAACGTCGCGGCGCGCTTCGCCAACGCGAAGTCGCAGTCCTTCGTCACGGTCTGA